In a single window of the Drosophila albomicans strain 15112-1751.03 chromosome 3, ASM965048v2, whole genome shotgun sequence genome:
- the LOC127565458 gene encoding uncharacterized protein LOC127565458 gives MLQKHEKKKEKVVLTLMSMPVSGCCPVLCNCQARRQEHGRTPQRATATGNGNGQPRLDSEPGYAGGNHIRFACYACLSGKQRKKNTKKKEGRGKQGKTGSRDQGQHPERRTNWSVCWMNDYNSQADSGQDWSMGTSDMSIYSNRLDSNCPISANGGVYYSMRPSFRLPLFLCLSDAWGCD, from the exons ATGCTCCAAAAAcacgagaagaagaaggaaaaaGTTGTTTTGACTTTAATGTCAATGCCAGTGTCTGGTTGCTGTCCCGTCCTGTGCAACTGTCAAGCCAGGCGACAGGAACATGGACGGACTCCGCAACGGGCAACGGCAACGGGCAACGGCAACGGGCAACCCAGACTAGACTCAGAGCCGGGATACGCCGGGGGGAATCACATTCGGTTCGCCTGTTACGCTTGTCTGTCAGgaaagcagagaaaaaaaaatacaaaaaaaaaggaagggAGAGGAAAGCAGGGCAAAACAGGGAGCAGGGACCAGGGACAACATCCCGAGCGCAGAACCAACTGGAGCGTATGCTGG ATGAACGACTACAACTCCCAGGCGGACTCTGGCCAGGATTGGAGCATGGGAACAAGTGATATGTCG ATTTACTCGAATCGACTCGACTCCAACTGCCCCATTTCAGCTAATGGCGGCGTCTATTACTCTATGCGTCCGTCTTTCCGtcttcctctctttctctgtctgtctgacgcCTGGGGCTGTGATTAG